One stretch of Deinococcus multiflagellatus DNA includes these proteins:
- a CDS encoding fimbrial biogenesis chaperone has protein sequence MKRFALATLTLLGAAAAQNFSLSPTAFNLDPARTNTAQVRLQNPGSTPLKFQVEVRKWTTENGQHVYSATRDVVVNPASFTLGPGESQVIRLGLLKKAGADELTYRVFVQQVPAEGTATQQVSSGSANMSLAQLVRLSLPVYVTPANSAPKVSFRARQNGGDLTLDVVNAGNQHQTFRALSVVVGGQEVKLGSAAVLGRSTLSLPLKGVKASGPLEVRYTDTNDKEGRETLPLP, from the coding sequence ATGAAGCGCTTTGCCCTTGCCACGCTGACCCTCCTGGGCGCAGCAGCAGCCCAGAATTTCAGCCTCAGCCCCACCGCCTTTAACCTGGACCCGGCCCGCACCAACACCGCGCAGGTGCGCCTGCAAAACCCCGGCAGCACGCCCCTGAAGTTTCAGGTGGAGGTGCGCAAGTGGACCACCGAGAACGGCCAGCACGTGTACTCGGCCACGCGGGACGTGGTGGTGAACCCGGCCAGCTTTACGCTGGGGCCCGGCGAGTCGCAGGTGATTCGTCTGGGTCTGTTGAAAAAAGCGGGCGCCGACGAACTGACCTACCGGGTGTTCGTGCAGCAGGTGCCCGCCGAGGGCACCGCGACCCAGCAGGTGAGCAGTGGCTCGGCCAACATGAGCTTGGCCCAGCTGGTGCGGCTGTCACTGCCGGTGTATGTCACGCCGGCGAACAGCGCGCCCAAGGTCAGTTTTCGGGCACGCCAGAACGGCGGCGACCTCACGCTGGACGTGGTGAACGCGGGCAACCAGCACCAGACCTTCCGCGCGCTGTCGGTGGTGGTGGGTGGCCAGGAAGTGAAGCTGGGCAGCGCCGCTGTGCTGGGGCGCAGCACCCTGAGCCTGCCGCTGAAAGGTGTGAAGGCCAGCGGTCCACTGGAAGTGCGCTACACCGACACGAACGATAAGGAAGGGCGTGAAACGCTTCCGCTCCCCTGA
- a CDS encoding M16 family metallopeptidase yields MPASSPAAHLWTLPGGLRLAFERRRSPGFAFDLRLPVGSAHDPVGLEGAGGVLEEWLFKGAGGRGARALQDAFDDLGVRRGGGVGPEATRLSVSGLQADLRAALALCADVLTQPELPDAELPVLTDLARQDLEGLDDSPADRLAASARQAAFPRPPGSPFAGYAHPVSGTLAGLSALTPGALRAHLARYGQAGAVLGVVADLPPEAVLDLAQTVLGPLRPGHDDTVPATFVRGERAHVPDEAAEQTHLSLLAPGVSPQSPDWLPWQVALNALSGGSASRLFHAVREERGLAYAVSAGPVILGGQGFLSVYTGSTPARAAETLAVVQDELARLPRGLEQAEFERARAGLAANLVFGAESLRGRAHALTRDVALFGAVRPVVALRAAIQALTLDRVNAFLAAYHPAQAAAVVTLGPAAPLPLEPTHA; encoded by the coding sequence ATGCCCGCGTCTTCCCCCGCTGCCCACCTGTGGACCCTCCCGGGTGGCCTGCGCCTCGCCTTCGAGCGCCGCCGCAGCCCCGGTTTTGCCTTTGATCTGCGCCTGCCCGTGGGCAGCGCCCACGACCCGGTGGGTCTGGAGGGCGCGGGCGGCGTGCTGGAAGAGTGGCTGTTCAAGGGCGCCGGGGGCCGGGGAGCGCGCGCGCTGCAAGACGCTTTTGACGACCTGGGCGTGCGCCGGGGCGGCGGCGTGGGCCCCGAGGCCACCCGCCTGAGCGTGAGTGGTCTGCAGGCCGACCTGCGCGCGGCCCTGGCCCTGTGCGCCGACGTGCTGACGCAGCCCGAACTGCCGGACGCCGAGCTGCCGGTGCTGACCGATTTGGCCCGGCAGGACCTGGAAGGCCTGGACGACAGCCCCGCCGACCGGCTGGCGGCAAGCGCCCGGCAGGCCGCCTTTCCGCGCCCGCCCGGCTCGCCCTTTGCCGGCTACGCCCACCCGGTCAGCGGCACGCTGGCGGGCCTCAGTGCGCTGACCCCCGGGGCCCTGCGCGCCCACCTCGCGCGCTACGGGCAGGCAGGCGCCGTGCTGGGCGTGGTGGCCGACCTGCCACCCGAAGCGGTGCTGGACCTGGCCCAGACGGTGCTGGGCCCCCTGCGCCCCGGCCACGACGACACGGTGCCAGCCACCTTCGTGCGCGGTGAGCGCGCCCACGTGCCCGACGAGGCGGCCGAGCAGACCCACCTGAGCCTGCTGGCCCCCGGCGTCTCCCCCCAGAGCCCCGACTGGCTGCCCTGGCAGGTGGCCCTGAATGCCCTGTCCGGCGGCAGCGCCAGCCGCCTGTTTCATGCCGTGCGCGAGGAACGCGGGCTGGCCTACGCGGTCAGCGCGGGCCCCGTGATTCTGGGCGGCCAGGGCTTTCTGAGCGTGTATACGGGCAGCACCCCCGCCCGCGCCGCCGAGACCCTGGCGGTGGTGCAGGATGAACTGGCCCGCCTGCCCCGGGGCCTGGAACAGGCCGAATTCGAGCGCGCCCGCGCCGGGCTGGCCGCCAACCTCGTGTTCGGCGCCGAGAGTCTGCGGGGCCGCGCCCACGCCCTGACGCGCGACGTGGCGCTGTTCGGTGCCGTGCGCCCGGTGGTGGCCCTGCGCGCGGCGATTCAGGCCCTTACACTCGACCGCGTGAATGCTTTCCTGGCGGCCTACCACCCAGCGCAGGCCGCCGCCGTGGTGACCCTGGGCCCGGCTGCCCCCCTTCCCCTGGAACCCACCCATGCCTGA
- a CDS encoding M16 family metallopeptidase, producing the protein MPEPLPFVSHTLPGGLRLLLAPDPEAQTVAAGYFVQTGSREEKGAERGASHFLEHLLFKGSEALSAAELNARLDELGGQVNAFTSEEATVYHAATLPEQTGALLSTLTELMRPALRGADVETERGVILEEIAMYADQPAARLADELRADYWGPHPLGAPILGTPETVGALNAAALARHHRERYGAGRVALVMTGQFDPATVLAWAQQHLQRWPTGLPAPVLTPAVPAHPEGVRVLHDPDLSRVHVASACPGLGAADSLREAAQVLADLIGGENGALYWALIDTGLCDSADLGHLEYQDAGTFEGGFSCDPERAPEALAIYRRVLREAEALITPQAVRRAARKLAVGTLLRAETPQGRLFTLGMEHLATGRTPDTAELVARYEAVTPEAVRDVLERCPLDRLTVVALGPVEQL; encoded by the coding sequence ATGCCTGAACCCCTGCCTTTCGTGTCCCACACCCTGCCGGGCGGCCTGCGTCTGCTGCTGGCCCCCGACCCCGAAGCCCAGACGGTGGCCGCCGGCTACTTTGTGCAGACCGGCAGCCGCGAGGAGAAGGGCGCCGAACGGGGCGCCAGCCACTTTCTGGAACACCTGCTGTTCAAGGGCAGCGAGGCCCTTAGTGCCGCCGAACTGAACGCCCGGCTTGACGAACTGGGGGGGCAGGTGAACGCCTTTACCAGCGAGGAAGCCACCGTCTACCACGCCGCCACGCTGCCCGAGCAGACGGGCGCCCTGCTGTCCACCCTGACCGAGCTGATGCGCCCTGCCCTGCGGGGGGCCGACGTGGAGACCGAGCGCGGCGTGATTCTGGAAGAAATTGCCATGTACGCCGACCAGCCCGCCGCCCGGCTGGCCGACGAACTGCGCGCCGACTACTGGGGCCCCCACCCCCTGGGCGCCCCGATTCTGGGCACGCCCGAGACGGTGGGCGCCCTGAACGCCGCCGCCCTGGCCCGCCACCACCGCGAGCGCTACGGCGCTGGGCGGGTGGCCCTGGTGATGACCGGGCAGTTTGACCCGGCGACGGTGCTGGCCTGGGCCCAGCAGCACCTGCAGCGCTGGCCCACCGGGCTGCCAGCCCCGGTCCTGACGCCCGCTGTGCCCGCCCACCCCGAGGGGGTCCGGGTGCTGCATGACCCAGACCTCAGCCGCGTGCATGTGGCGAGTGCCTGCCCCGGCCTGGGCGCCGCCGATTCACTGCGCGAGGCCGCACAGGTGCTGGCCGACCTGATCGGCGGCGAGAACGGCGCCCTGTACTGGGCCCTGATTGACACTGGCCTGTGCGACAGCGCCGACCTGGGTCACCTGGAGTACCAGGACGCGGGCACCTTCGAGGGCGGCTTCAGCTGCGACCCCGAGCGCGCGCCCGAAGCCCTGGCGATTTACCGCCGGGTGCTGCGTGAGGCGGAGGCCCTGATCACCCCGCAGGCGGTGCGCCGCGCGGCGCGCAAGCTGGCGGTGGGCACCCTGCTGCGCGCTGAAACCCCACAGGGCCGCCTCTTTACCCTGGGCATGGAGCACCTGGCTACGGGCCGCACGCCCGACACCGCCGAACTGGTGGCGCGCTACGAGGCGGTGACCCCGGAAGCGGTGCGAGACGTCCTAGAGCGCTGCCCGCTGGACCGCCTGACCGTGGTGGCCCTGGGGCCGGTGGAACAGCTC
- a CDS encoding GNAT family N-acetyltransferase: protein MHHDLTLSDGPYTLRPLREADSAPLLALAQASAHEYAQMVTPPTLARYYAAALQAEDQQPFVALVNGEYAGATRYMEMRPQQKRLEIGSTWLAPAHMRTPANRTFKRLLLAHAFEDLGMLRVEIKTDILNTRSQRAIEGLGAVREGVLRQHMPRQDGTQRDTVMYSIVAAEWPAIRARLEGWARR, encoded by the coding sequence ATGCACCACGACCTGACGCTCTCGGACGGCCCGTACACCCTGCGCCCGCTACGGGAGGCCGACAGCGCGCCGCTGCTGGCCCTGGCGCAGGCCAGCGCCCACGAATACGCGCAGATGGTCACGCCGCCCACCCTGGCGCGGTACTACGCGGCGGCGCTGCAGGCCGAGGACCAGCAGCCCTTCGTGGCCCTGGTAAACGGCGAGTACGCCGGCGCCACCCGCTACATGGAGATGCGCCCCCAGCAAAAGCGCCTGGAAATCGGCAGCACCTGGCTGGCGCCGGCGCACATGCGCACGCCTGCCAACCGCACCTTCAAGCGCCTGCTGCTGGCCCACGCCTTCGAGGATCTGGGCATGCTGCGCGTGGAGATCAAGACGGACATTCTGAACACCCGCTCGCAGCGGGCCATTGAAGGGCTGGGGGCCGTGCGCGAGGGCGTGCTGCGCCAGCACATGCCGCGCCAGGACGGCACCCAGCGCGACACGGTGATGTATTCCATTGTGGCGGCCGAGTGGCCGGCGATCAGGGCGCGGCTGGAGGGGTGGGCACGCAGGTGA
- a CDS encoding M23 family metallopeptidase produces MRRWGRAVVLAAVLAGVLVWLWPLLQRAGQVSALLSAPAPAARSLPNPLPGQRFEDTWGAARSGGRRHEGIDIFAPRGTPIQATTRGLVINVGPNGLGGRTVMVLGPAGQRHYYAHLERYPNLKRGDWVQAGDVVGFVGDSGNARGTPPHLHYGIYTPGGAINPYPLLRPEP; encoded by the coding sequence ATGCGGCGGTGGGGCAGGGCAGTGGTGCTGGCGGCTGTGCTGGCTGGCGTTCTCGTGTGGCTGTGGCCGCTGCTGCAGCGGGCCGGGCAGGTCTCGGCGCTCCTCTCGGCCCCGGCACCGGCCGCGCGCAGCCTGCCCAATCCGCTGCCCGGACAACGCTTTGAAGACACCTGGGGCGCGGCCCGCAGTGGGGGCCGGCGCCACGAAGGGATTGACATCTTCGCGCCGCGCGGCACGCCCATCCAGGCCACCACGCGTGGGCTGGTGATCAACGTGGGTCCCAACGGTCTGGGGGGCCGCACGGTGATGGTGCTGGGCCCGGCCGGGCAGCGCCACTACTACGCCCACCTGGAGCGCTACCCGAACCTGAAACGCGGCGACTGGGTGCAGGCCGGGGACGTGGTGGGCTTCGTGGGCGACAGCGGCAACGCACGCGGGACCCCGCCCCACCTGCACTACGGCATCTATACCCCGGGCGGCGCCATCAACCCCTATCCCCTGCTGCGCCCCGAGCCCTGA